The following coding sequences lie in one Arachis stenosperma cultivar V10309 chromosome 5, arast.V10309.gnm1.PFL2, whole genome shotgun sequence genomic window:
- the LOC130980842 gene encoding uncharacterized protein LOC130980842, with translation MVKQSIVLGHIFYDKGISVDPANVNVITNLSHPSSVREVRFFLGHAGFYRRFIKNFSKIALPLSCLLQKDVDFEFDSACAEAFEELKRALTTAPIVRSPDWTQPFEIMCDASNHAVGAALAQRDGRLPYIIAYSSKTLDAAQSNYTTIEKELLAIVHELDKFRSYLLGSKIVIYTDHAALKYLLTKSESKPRLIHWILLLQEFDIEIMDRSGSQNLVADHLSRLENLKYDSFPINDSFPLDSLHAVSDSFPWFAPMANYLVAKIYPPNFLKRQRDKLRSDSKYYIWDDPHLWKRGVNQVICRCVMESEIQSILESCHSSEFGGHFGPQRTAKMVLDCGFWWPTLFKDANRFCVSCHQCQKSGNASQIDEMPQQPMLFCEIFDVWGIDFMGPFFNSSGYLYILLAVDYVSKKVEELLKRYEISYKVSTAYHPQTNGQVKVSNREIKRILEKVVNPQRKDWSSRLGDALWVYRMAYKTPLGMSPFRVVYAKACHLSVEIEHKAYWAVKQCNMDITKAGVAQKLQLEELECRRMEAYENAQIYKEKTKAFHDHHIWKKDFQEGDKVLLYNSRFRFMPGKLRSRWKGPFKVKKVKPYGVVELFDP, from the exons atggtaaaACAAAGCATAGTGTTAGGACACATATTTTATGACAAGGGCATTTCTGTGGACCCTGCCAATGTTAATGTCATTACCAATTTATCTCACCCCTCATCTGTGAGAGAAGTCCGTTTCTTtttgggacatgcaggattctataggcgCTTTATCAAGAATTTTAGCAAGATTGCATTACCATTGTCGTGCCTACTCCAAAAGGACGTGGACTTTGAGTTTGATAGTGCTTGTGCGGAAGCATTTGAGGAGTTGAAGAGAGCTCTTACCACAGCACCAATTGTGAGGAGCCCTGACTGGACGCAACCGTTTGAGATCATGTGTGATGCGTCAAATCATGCCGTAGGTGCCGCGCTTGCACAGCGCGATGGTAGGCTCCCTTACATCATTGCTTACTCCTCAAAGACATTGGATGCGGCACAATCGAACTATACCACTATCGAGAAAGAGCTTTTAGCCATTGTTCATGAATTGGATAAGTTTCGATCTTACTTGCTAGGCTCTAAGATAGTGATATATACGGATCATGCAGCTTTAAAGTATCTATTGACAAAGAGTGAGTCGAAACCTAGGCTCATACATTGGATCTTGCTCTTgcaagaatttgacattgagattATGGATCGAAGTGGGTCTCAAAATCTAGTTGCGGACCATCTAAGCCGTCTTGAAAATCTTAAATATGACTCATTTCCGATCAATGACTCATTCCCTTTGGATAGTTTGCATGCTGTTTCGGATAGTTTTCCTTGGTTTGCTCCTATGGCGAACTACTTAGTTGCTAAGATTTACCCTCCCAACTTTTTAAAACGCCAAAGAGATAAGTTGAGGAGTGATTCCAAATACTATATTTGGGATGACCCTCACTTGTGGAAGAGGGGAGTAAACCAAGTAATTTGTAGGTGTGTCATGGAATCTGAAATCCAATCCATTCTTGAGTCTTGTCACTCATCCGAGTTTGGTGGCCACTTTGGCCCACAACGGACGGCTAAAATGGTTTTGGattgtggattctggtggccaaCACTATTCAAGGATGCTAACCGATTTTGTGTGTCATGTCACCAATGTCAGAAGTCGGGAAATGCATCCCAAATtgatgaaatgcctcaacaacCAATgttattttgtgaaatctttgatgtatggggcatagACTTTATGGGGCCATTTTTCAATTCAAGTGGGTATTTGTATATTTTGTTGGCAGTTGACTACGTCTCAAA GAAGGTAGAAGAACTACTCAAGCGCTATGAGATATCATACAAGGTTTCAACTGCATAccacccacagacaaatgggcaagtgAAAGTGTCCAACCGAGAGATTAAGCGGATTTTGGAGAAAGTGGTGAATCCACAAAGGAAGGACTGGAGCTCTCGGTTGGGAGATGCACTATGGGTATATAGGATGGCCTACAAGACCCCATTAGGGATGAGTCCCTTTCGGGTTGTCTATGCTAAAGCATGCCACCTTTCTGTGGAAATTGagcataaagcctattgggcggTGAAGCAGTGTAATATGGACATCACCAAGGCGGGAGTAGCCCAGAAATTGCAATTGGAAGAGCTTGAATGTCGTAGAATGGAGGCATATGAGAATGCCCAGATTTACAAGGAAAAGACTAAGGCATTCCATGATCACCATATTTGGAAGAAGGACTTTCAAGAAGGTGACAAAGTTCTCCTCTACAATTCAAGGTTCAGATTCATGCCTGGGAAACTCCGTTCAAGATGGAAAGGTCCTTTCAAGGTGAAGAAAGTCAAGCCCTATGGTGTAGTGGAGTTGTTTGATCCCTAA